The stretch of DNA tgtctgtttgttttcctccggTGATGTAAGAACgtctcttcacctcctcctcatcctcgttCTGCCTCCCACGTTGCCTCCGGCCTCGGTGCAGCGTCCGTACCTGCCTGCTGACGCACGGACAGCGTATCCTTCCCCTCACCCACTTTCTTTCACTTAGGACATAAagaaacctttttattttcatgcaccTTCAGATTCTCTTTTTCTGATGTTTGATGGGAGACTGAATGATGCTGAAGAATCAGGTGATTCACATTTGCTGTAAGTTTTAAGAATCACTTCAACAGGAATTTATCTCTTTAACGTGAAATCAAACACCCCCGACAAAATTCAACagcaaatgctaatgctaacagataCCTTTACACCGTGATATTTAATGGTGTTGGAATATTTAGATCTTTGGACCTGACTCTCATCATCCTgtgaccccgccccctctgCTCAGGTGACCTTGGATGGTGGAGGCGGTTGTAGCTTGGAAGGCATCTGTGAATTTTTCCATCTAGTGATGCAGCAAAAGTCatcttgaatgtgtttctgTCCCTTTTAAACGACACCTCCCACTCAGGTGTCctcctgacacccccccccccccacggcctGGTGCAGCATCTGGCCTGATGTGGGCAGATCTAAAGTGCGCCCACATGCGTCTGAGGTTTTCCTTCAGGTGCTTTTTTTCATATGAACTCTCTGATTCGAAACCACAAACCCACCAAAAGGGGCGGAGTAGAGAAGagtgtgggggcggggctactgCCTTGCTAACAGTTAGCGACTCATTGGAACGTGCTGGTCCTCCTCTGCGGGACAGGCTGAGACTCCAGATCAAAACTGTTTGATGACTCAGCATTTCTCCAGGTCTAAAACCTGATGTATTCCACCTCCCACTCAtctgtccctccgtccttcAAAATCTCTTCATTCCTGCACCTACTGACgtttccctctgtcctcttaCATCATCGTTCTCACTTTTACATAAATCAATAGGTTTTTTTGATCATGGaccaactcacacacacgtcctgctacttctatctttgtgaggactctcatcAACAAAATGCATTACCCAGGCCCTTATCACAACCATCACAGCTAacccccgaccctaacccccgaccctaaccctaaccctaacccccgaccctaaccctaaccccctgaacctaaccctaaccccctgaccctaatctCCTGACCATAACCCCCTCACCCTTACCCCCTAACTCCTGACCCTAATTCCCTGACCCTaccccctgaccccaacccccAGACCCTAactcctgaccctaacccctgaccctaactcctgACCCTAATCCCCTGACCATAACCCCTCACCCTtaccccctaacccctgaccctaattccctgaccctaccccctgaccctaaccccctgaccctaactcctgaccctaaccccctaacccctgaccctaactcctgaccctaaccccctaacccctgaccctaactcctgaccctaaccccctaacccctgaccctaactcctgaccctaaccccctgattctaaccctaactcaattcTCATCTCCAACTTGAAACCAACTCAGTTCCCAAAGATGTCCTCACTTCACTAGCAGACTGAGGACATTGGGACTCCATATGTAGCAACtaccataacacacacacacacaccacacacacacacacccacacacacacacacacccacacacacccacacacacacccacaatgTTGGATGGGTGAATGGTGCTCTGGTCAGGTGGTCCTCCCCCTAATGTGTGAGTGGTCATTGCGGTGGGGGGACATTCACAAGGCAACACGCCCCCGCGGCGCCGTCACGCCTCGCTGCCAAGTCCTCCTCATTAGAGGAAGAGCAGAACGAGGCCCTGAGACACCCCTGAAAGGTGACTGGTCCAATCAGATGTGAGATCAATGATCCTCACCGGACGGCTCCTCCAAAATGATTCTCTACTCAGAAGGAAAACTTGTCTGGAGAATAAACCCAGAGAACCGGTTAAAATGGAAATTCTAcaaccaaaataaaagaattttgTACTTTGATGCTAACGGTTGACTGTGCTAACGTGCTCTTTCTCGTGTGAACTGACCTCACCTTGTTTCCCGACAGGAAACTTCAAAGGGATGTGTAAACAGATCGACCACTTTCCTGAGGACACCAATCATGAAGCCGACCCGTCCGAGTATTTCCTGCGTAAGTGCTGCTTGTTGTGGTGTAAATCACTCTTCTCATCTTATATTTCGTAGTTTTAGTAGTTATACTGCGTCATGATTGGTCAGCTGATCAGGCCCTGACGACAAAGCTTCCTTTTTGGGTGAGGAAGTGGACGTCCTTCTTGGTcactcctgacctctgacctcactgtGACCAAACAGAGACACACCCACATCTTTTGGGTGTGACCAAGCTTGTATCCGCCCACTtttattcacacatgcacatctgATGTTTCCATGACGATGACATTTATGTTGCCTAAACAGTCAAAAGGACACATATTTAGATGGGTTAGATCTCACAGGTTCAGGTctggaggaagtgacatcatgagGCATCGCGAGGACAcaccgatgatgtcatcaaatagtggagagatgaagaagaggaagaggaggggaagatttAAGGTGCTGCAGTTGCTGAGCAGAAAATCTGACTGTATTCTGCTAAAGAGCACCCccgcttacacacacacacacacacacatacgcgctcacacacacacacacgctcacacacacacacacacgctcaaacacacgctcacgctcaaacacacacacacactcacgcacatcCTGCATGTGGTGTGGCCCAATAAAATCGATAGGTCTGGTCCAGGCCATGCGGGGGGGGTGCTCAGAGCTCTTTATCCCCCCAGAGGAGAGCAgggtgggtcacatgaccttaGATGTGCTGGTCCCGGCGTTTGAGTGCAAACTGGAACCTGTTGGTTTAACTAAACGGGTGTTTACTGGTGAAGGAGCTAACGTGCTGAGACGGCCGCCCAGTCGGTCTGTGTGTGATCACTGGGGCCACAGAGGTCAttgtgggggggttgtgggggtcAGGAGCCCAGAACAGGACACTCTTCCCACCGGGGGAGTGAAATGCTGCCAGTTGCTTTGCTGGTTCCTGAAGTGATCCGATGTGACGCTCCGACCCTCAGCCTCAACTCTCCGTATTCTCTAGCAGCTAAAGCTGAGCTCCTGCCGACTCCTGGATGGGGAGCCAGGTCCAAACACTCGGGAGGTGCAGAGCATCTCATCACTGGTGAAGGGCCCCATTAGCATCACCGAGCTAGCACGTTCTGAGCAGGCGGAGGCCGATCCAGCGCGAACGCCAGCGTCCTCTCCAAGGTGTCGATGATGGAAACGTGAACGTTCATGttgatgctctgcagctgctgcgttTGCTGCCTGTTTATCAGTCTGAGCCGCGACGATCAATACAGAGCAGCCGGTATCAGCTGGCACCTCGGGTCTGACAGCAGGGACACGCACGCCGCCAGCAGcacggggcggggcggggccaCAGCCGGGGGGCAGGGCCACCGCCGGGGGGCGGGGCTACCGTTGCAACCGTCAGACCCTCCAACAAGTGTCAGGAAGtaacctccagcaggaccaggctcttcctggggacaggaagaggaaccctcctcctgtccccaggatcaggcaaacaggaaagaaaagccGGTGAATTTCTGTATCCGGACAAAACGTTGATTCCAAAAGGGATCTGAGGAAAATCAAAAGACGGGATCAAACGTGCCGATGACAGAAAAGCAGGATGGGAACCGCCAACCTTCACAGGAACAGTGTGATTTCAGTCAGGAGGAAGGTGAAAAGGTGTGAGAACGCATTTAAATGTTGGCTCGACATAAACCAGCAGGAAACGCAATCTTCTTCATTCCCAAAGAGGAACTAATCTTTGATTTTAGGTGAATTAtcgacagaaaaacaaaaacaaaatctgtgAATTTGCACCTAAACTCTTCAAGCAGTCGCAGTTGGAAAGGTGAGaaaggtggagctggtggagctggtggctctggtggagctggtggagctggtggagctggtggagctggtggggctgtggtggagctggtgagcgtggaggagctggtggagctggtggggctggtggagactggtggagctggtggggctggtggagctggGGGGCTGGTGgctctggtggagctggtggagctggtggctctggtggggctggtggagctggtggggctggtggagctggtggctcTGGTGgggtggtggagctggtggggctgggggggctggtggctctggtggggctggtggggctggtggagctggtggctcTGGGgggctggtggggctggtggagctggtggggctggtggggctggtggagctggtgggctggtggggctggtggagctggtggctctggtggagctggtggggctggtggggtcggtggagctggtgggagcggtggtggagctggggggggaggtggagatGAGTGGTGGCTCTGGGGAGAGCTGGTGGAGTggagctggtggggctggtggggagggtggagctggtggggctGGGGTAGGGTGGAGTGGTGGGCTGGTGGAGCTGGGGCtatggtggagctggtggagctgtggGGCTGGTGgctctggtggagctggtggggctggtggggctggtggagctggtgggctggtggggctggtggagctggtggctctggtggggctggtggagctggtggggctggtggagctggtggggctggtggagctggtggagctggggctctggtggggctggtggggtggtggggctggtggagctggtggctggtggggctggtggacTGGTGGGAGCTGGGGctctggtggggctggtggagctggtggagctggtggggctggtggagctggtggtggagctggtggagtgGTGGGGCGGTGCTTcattgtgggcggagcctcagcAGCTCAGTCAGGTCACCAAACCTCTGACATTAAGTCATTAAAGTGGAGTCGCCTTCAGGCGTCACGCTGGGCCTCAGACGATCCTAATGAAGAAAGAACCACAGAGCGTTCCCGGGGCAGCACCCGGTGGCGTGTCCACATCTGGACGGTAGCTGGGAATGATGCAATTAGAAGAGGGTCATCTCTCAGGACAACTTAATATTTAATCATCTGACCTCACTGGTAACCCAAAACCCCACAAACCCTTCGGGACCACAGCAGACGGCGAGCTCTCGCTTCGTCTTTCAGATGTTcttctctctgacagagacggagggaggaaaTCCAGATTTCACCAGTCTGGGGAAGGTCAAGGTTAAACCAAGGTAACAGATCTGGAAGAGAATCCGGTTCTAAATGAAGTAGCCAGTAGAAAATGGCGTGCAGCCGCTCAGTCTGGGTCCCAGACCGGGTCCACGTGTGGAACCTCCACCGACGTAGAGTGATGAGAACGTTGATCCTGAGGTTTTTGGAATTGCACTCATTTGTGGGCGGAGCTTGACTCTGAAGCAGCAGTGAGCTGCAGCGTGTTGACGACCACCAATGTGATGAAGtgttgctgaagatgctgaagctGACTGTGTTCTTGTCGTCCCGCCGCTCTCAGGCGCCGTTCGAGCCTCCAGCATCTTCCCCATCCTCAGCGTCATCCTGCTCTTCATGGGGGGCCTTTGCATCGCCGCCAGCGAGTTCTACAAGTCCCGGCACAACATCATCCTCAGCGCTGGGATCTTCTTCGTGTCTGCAGGTCAGTTTTTATCctcgtcacttcctgtctctacTTTAGGTGCGTTCCAGACAGCAGAACCGGTATGAAATTAAAAGTACgacaattaaataaaatgtagaaaaatTCAAATCTGTTCATAAAGAAGAGCAGGTGTATAAACCGAATGGCTCTAAACATGAACACAAAATATTGACAGATCAAAGCTTTTCTTTGATCGTCAGATGGTCAAAGTCGAGCTTCTTCTCTGGCACGAGTCCTCACTCAGAGAAACCACACAGATGAGGTCCCGGGACAGAACCCTGGGGTGCTCCACAGATGCTAACGGGAACCTGACTGATTGTGTCTTGTCTtctttgacccctgacccttgTGACCTCTGCTCGCCGCCCCCTCCTGCCTGAACGATCAGGACTGAGCAACATCATCGGGATCATTGTGTACATATCAGCCAACGCCGGGGATCCCACCAAAAGCGACTCAAAGAAGAACAGCTACTCGTACGGCTGGTCCTTCTACTTTGGCGCCCTGTCCTTCATCATCGCCGAGATGGTGGGCGTCCTGGCCGTGCACATGTTCATCGATCGCCACAGACAGCTGCGGATCGGAGCACGCTCGGCCGACTACCTCCACGGTTCTGCCATTACACGGATCCCCAGCTACCGCTACCGCTACCGGCGCCGCTCACGCTCCTCTTCCCGCTCCACGGACCCCTCACATTCTCTCGACGCCTCGCCGGTCGGCCTCAAGGGCTTCAGCGCACTGCCGTCCACCGAGATCTCCATGTACACGCTGCCCCGGGACACCCTCAAGTCCGGCGGCACGCCCACCGCCACCTACAACTCAGAGAGGGATCACAACTTCCTGCAGGTCCACAACAGCATCCAGAAGGACCTGAAAGACTCGAGCCACACTAACGCCGCCAACCGCCGCACCACGCCGGTATGAGGGAGGCGGAGGCCAGGATGGCCCCACAAACTGGCCCCGAAGGTGCAGATGGAGTTCCATGTTTATAGACATCTGTTCTTTATGTTCTGCTGCATGAGTTTCCATCACCGTCACGTCTGCCTGGTCAGAACCACCAGAGTGGGTCAGGTGAGGGTCCAGGAGGCCGAGGTGAGGGTGGGAACTGTGGGGGACCGTCATCCATCAATCACATGATTTCATGGCtctttgcgccccccccccccaaaaaaaccatcACCACTGACGACAAAacctcctttatttatttattagaagATTTTTGCATTAAAACTGTGAATTGTTGCAATCTGGGATTAAGAATTAGCCCAAATTGTAACACAAAAGGTACTATTGTATACgtgtatacacacatatatatgcacatatatatatacatacatatgtgtgtgtgtgtacatatacatatatatatagtgaTTCATTTTATACATAAATTATGTTAAGAATTAAAAATTACAACCTTTAACAaagcaaaaaagacaaaattccTAAACTAAGTGCTGTTGGAGAAGAAAAGACTCTTTTAGTATTTTTTTAAGCTTCAGAAGGTGCCGCCAGTAGAAACATCTGGAACCTTCTGGTCTGTTTCCTTGACCTGCTGCTCGCTTTGTCCTACTGAAACTTTGACCCCCTTAAAACCAACAAGACtactaaaatgttaaaaaaaggaaacaaatcctgcaaaaaactgagaaaagtgacaggaagcagaagaagggaacgaaaagaaaaatgaaagtagTTGCAGGAGAATTTAAGTGCATGCTCGATCTGCTCTACGTACTAATCAAAGGGAAACGTTGTTTTCATGTGTTCATCTCTTATGCTTATTTGATActtattccatttattttaatttggagGGAGAATAATTCTCACTCAAcaaatctgctttttaaaaatggtttggTTGAGTTCTTCATgatatgttgtttttcttttaaatgtgtttaaattagAAATTTAATCTTTAAAAGGTGCCAAAGTTTAATAAATGATGAACCCCAGCGGGAACAAATTAGCATGTTTTTAGCACTGCTCTGTTTGTCTGAATTAGCTTCTGTCCCatcacatcgagaggagtcattgaggtggctcgggcatctggctcggtcgcctccctttagaggtgttccggacatgtcccaccgggaggcggcctcgtggccggcccaggaccagGTGGAGAGATCatatctctcgcctggcttgggagcgactgggggttcccccggaagagctgatggaagtggccggggagagggcatccctcctggagctgctgcccccgcgacccggataaGTGGGAGAAAACGAAACAAAACGAAGCTTCtgtccccctgctcctcctcctcagcagattTGGCTCCTTCAAAGGTCAGTTAAGCCGTTTATTTTAGTCAGAATATCTCAACAGGTCGGAACTGCGACGCTCCCAGGAATGTTAGCAGTTGAGCCCCGCCCACAGCCACAGCTGGATTCCCATCATGCTGTCATTCCCAGGAAATGGGAAAGAGTGAATTTTCACCAAAATGTTCAAATCTCAGATCTGGCTCATTTTTATATAATAAAACTGTTTCATGGCCGCTGGGGGCAGCAGAATGTTGCTGTCGCGCTAGCTGATGCTAACTGTTGTCAGTGGACACACAGGCcgcggtgcgtgtgtgtgcatgtcggGGGTGCCAAGTTATGCAACACGGCATTAAACTGACCAGTGACCTTTGTCTGACTTTACTGGATGTTGTTCTGGGCCCCGGGGAGcagtgggggcggggctacctGAATCCTCTGATTAGCAACTGAATTTAACATAATTCGGTCATGTTGTGCCTGAACATACATGTGGAGCCTCCTGTGCTGCAGCACGCGGGCCTGTGTCACCGGTGTCCGTTTCCAGAAATCAGCCTTTAAAGTCCACTAACAGCAGAACTCCGATCCACGCTGCCCCCTGGCGGCGCAGAGGGGCATCGCAGGACAGAAGCCTGCAGAGGATTCGACCCATCAGGacgtttttaaaatcaaatatggATTTATTCCGAATTTGGTTCGGTCACAGAAGCAGCCAGTAAATCGTTTTCAGTGACCTGCAGCCTGACCGCCGCGTCTGTCCACATCTAAAATTAACTGGTCTACATTTAAATCCACACCAGTGAACCTGCCAAGTCATCCAAACCCTCCCAGCTAAGATCACCGCCACCATCAACACAAGGATCTGCGTGTCCTGTTGATCACTACGTGCACACGCACGAATCAGAAGTGTGACTCTCCTCACTGcgtcccagcatgcacctgggCTACCTGGATGCcgtcccagcatgcacctgggGTACCTGGCTGCcgtcccagcatgcaccagctgcttcaggatTAAGCTGAATGAAACACTGCTGCTCCAACAAGCAGACATGGACCCTCGAGGTGTTGGAGAATGGGatgttccatcatctccagggCGATGGTCTAAGGCCAGAGGCGGAACACCAGGATCACCTCACACCTGTCCGAACAGGTCTGTCCACCACAGCACATCAGGGTCCACACCTGAAACCACCTGCTTCGACATCAAGAACAGGACGCGTTTTCTGGTGTTCCACTTTATTAGAGACAACAACAGCTGTGAGGGTTCTGCAGAGCCTCTTCAGGCCGTCTCCTCCTTGGCGAGGCGGTCCTTCTTGAGCGGTCCCTGTTGGACAGAAACACCCGTTAGACGCCGGTCCTGGCCGCCGTGGCGCTCGTGTTTCCGGAGAGTGAACAGGGAGCCAACACAGAAGGGCGCCGCTCCCCTGCCTCACCGGAGCTCGCTGTAGCACCGGAATGGAACCCGAGTTCACACGGAGGGTGAACCAGGTTACGAACGGTGCCGCCATTCAGGCTCTGATCATGAAACGTTGGAAGCTTCAGGCTTACCATGAaggccttcttctcctccatggtctgGAAGCGCCCGTGACCAAACTTGGAGGTGGTGTCGATGAACTTGAGGTCGATCTTCTCCAGCGCGCGACGGCTGGTCTGAACCAACAGAGACTGAAAACAGAGCAGGTTCATTTAGAAGAGTGGACCCGaacggctgcatcctccagagCAGCCAGATCTTAAGCCGCCGTTGAAGACATTTGTCCACGTCTGACCTTGCGCAGGGTCAGAACCCTCTTCTTGGTTCCTACGACGCATCCCTTCAACATGACGAAGTCATTCGTCACCTCTCCGTAGTGGACGAACCCACCCTGACAGGAACACGGCCACAAAGTTAAGACAGAACACTTCCATCTGGTCCTGGAAGTCCTCCAGGAGCGTCTCTCACCAGGGGGTTGATGCTCTTGTTGGAGAGGTCGTAGTCGGTGGAGGCGTTGCTCTTCACCAGCTTGCCGTCCTTGGTGTGGAAGCCCTGGCCGATCTTGTAGATCTTCTTGTTGATCTCCGTGCGGTGGTGGTAGCCTTTCTGACCAGCACGGGCCACCGAGAAGGCCACGCGGGCCGGATGCCAGGCGCCGATGCACGCCACCTTCCGCAGACCACGATGCGTCTTGCGAGGAAGCTTCTTTGTGTGCCAACGGCTGGTGACACCTGGGACAGTGGACACGGTCTCCTTTAAAGAACTCAGGAGCGACCCCTCCAACCCCACACATGACCTTTGTCCTCACCCTTGTAGCCGTGACCCTTGGTGATCCCGATGACGTCGATCATCTCGTCCTGGGTGAAGACCGTGTTGACGGGGATGGACTGCTCCAGCTTCTCGCGGGCCCAGTCCACCTTGTCAGAGATGGTGCCGCCGTTGAGCTGCACCTCCATCAGGTGAGACTTCTTCTGCCTGATGGGCAGCAGGCGCATCTGCAGAGACAGGCGGCTTAGAACGGAGCAGCACGCgcacgcacagcagcacagcagcgtcGGTCTCAGAAGGAAGGCAGCATGGAAGGTCTCCTCATGTGTGTCGGGCGCCACGCCTGGCGCCAGATCCGTGGTCTCATCACAGACGCAGCTGAAGGCCGCTACAGAAGCTAATGAATGCTAACCTGTGTGTGGGTGATGACGCGGATGACCTGACAATACTTCTTCATCAGGTTAAAgtccttctccagctgcttcttgCCCTCATCGTCCTGCCACTTCTTGCAGTATTTGGTAAAAGCCTTCTTCTTGGACTTGTAcctgttagcatgtagcatagGAAGGGAAAGGGTTGGCACAGGTCCTTCATAGCCTGGGGCCAGCGAAAGGACGCAGTGCTCGGCTGCTCATCCTCCTCATGGTGCACAGAAAGGGGAACCAGCCAACAGATTTTGGCTCATGGCGCAGTTTCTAGGAAGCACTTTCCACTGGCCAGAGGAGCCTGGAGCTCATCAGGGCACGCGGCACCTGAGCGGAGCTGCCAGAGGCCACCGTGACGTTAGGCTGGCTGAAAACCACCATTTCCACAAAGCCAAGGACACCTGGAGCATCCGTTTCCGGTCCACTCACCAGTTCTTGTAGAAGCGGCGCTTGCACTCGTCGCTGATGTGTTCAGCAAAGATGGTCTTAAAGGAACGGAGACCACTGGGGGTGTTGACGTAACCCACGACCCCGATCACGATCATGGGAGGGGTCTCCACGATGGTGAcggcctccaccacctccttctTGTTCACCTCTGCAGGAAAACAAGTCAGTACGATGAGATCGAGGACGCGGCTGATATTTGTGATCTAAAGTTAATCCGATGTCGCTCAGTACTCGACATTCAGCAAGGGCCTGAGGCCCATTGTGTCCGCCCGTCGAGGGTCTCATCAAAGGCACACCATCACATCTCTACTCTCAAGCTTTGCCCCCCCACTCACTTGATCCTGGTCTGTCCACCTCACGGACGATGTGCGTCATGCCGGCCTTGTAGCCCAGGAAGGCCGTCATGTGCACGGGTTTGCTGGGATCATCCTTGGGGAAGCTCTTGGCTTTGCCTCGGTGCCGGCGGCTCCTCTTGCGGGGCAGAAACCCCAGAGATCCGTGGCGGGGAGCCGAAAATTTGCGGTGGGACTGCGAGAAACAGGGAAACTCTTCAGCAGACGGTCGAAATGAAAACTGGCATTTAAGTTCACCAGTGACGTCAGTAGTGTGAATTTACAACAATTTATAGTCTTTTAGTTTTAAAGTATTTCATATTAAAATTGCAGTTGTATCCTCCCACGAGAAGTATGAGTAAAACATACACACGACTTATATTTCCATCCGAGTCAAGAAAATGGTTCCGGTTACATGGACGTGCCACGATGCTAGCTTAGCCACAGTTAGCACGCAGCGTGCTACATGGGCACACTTTGTGCTGCCAAGTCTGATTACAGGTTATGGAATCTATTACAGCGGTCCTCGGGAAACACACACGTTATTACATATAGGTAACAgtagcattttaaaagaaagaaaaccaaacGCTAAAGGCCCGACTACAACTGCCATGTTGAACCTTCTAAACACCGGCATCC from Takifugu flavidus isolate HTHZ2018 chromosome 18, ASM371156v2, whole genome shotgun sequence encodes:
- the cacng2a gene encoding calcium channel, voltage-dependent, gamma subunit 2a — translated: MECGNMGLFDRGVQMLLTTVGAFAAFSLMTIAVGTDYWLYSRGVCRTKAMSENETSKKNEEVMTHSGLWRTCCLEGNFKGMCKQIDHFPEDTNHEADPSEYFLRAVRASSIFPILSVILLFMGGLCIAASEFYKSRHNIILSAGIFFVSAGLSNIIGIIVYISANAGDPTKSDSKKNSYSYGWSFYFGALSFIIAEMVGVLAVHMFIDRHRQLRIGARSADYLHGSAITRIPSYRYRYRRRSRSSSRSTDPSHSLDASPVGLKGFSALPSTEISMYTLPRDTLKSGGTPTATYNSERDHNFLQVHNSIQKDLKDSSHTNAANRRTTPV
- the rpl3 gene encoding 60S ribosomal protein L3, which translates into the protein MSHRKFSAPRHGSLGFLPRKRSRRHRGKAKSFPKDDPSKPVHMTAFLGYKAGMTHIVREVDRPGSKVNKKEVVEAVTIVETPPMIVIGVVGYVNTPSGLRSFKTIFAEHISDECKRRFYKNWYKSKKKAFTKYCKKWQDDEGKKQLEKDFNLMKKYCQVIRVITHTQMRLLPIRQKKSHLMEVQLNGGTISDKVDWAREKLEQSIPVNTVFTQDEMIDVIGITKGHGYKGVTSRWHTKKLPRKTHRGLRKVACIGAWHPARVAFSVARAGQKGYHHRTEINKKIYKIGQGFHTKDGKLVKSNASTDYDLSNKSINPLGGFVHYGEVTNDFVMLKGCVVGTKKRVLTLRKSLLVQTSRRALEKIDLKFIDTTSKFGHGRFQTMEEKKAFMGPLKKDRLAKEETA